CGCCATCGGCTACAGCTATAAAATCAGAGCCTTTATAATTAGGAACTGCTGCCATCCAGCTTTTAAAGCCTGCTTTTACGCTATCCAAGCCTTTTACTGAAGAGCTAGAGCCTTCTCCATATTCTACGAGATCAGGTACTGCATCTTTAAATACCGAATCGAGATTACCTTTTTCCACCGCCATTACACTGGCTAAGGCAGTGCGTTTATTACGTTCTTCTTTAGCTTTCTGGTTGGCCTCAGGAGAGTTTGCTGCTGAGTTAGAGCAGGCTGTGTAAGTGAATGCTGAAAGTGCAACGATCCATAATGTTTTCATAAAGCAGATTTAATGATCAGAAAAATACGGCGCGCATTTAAGGAATGCAATAGCATCCAGCCCAGCCAATAGATAATCTGATCATAAACGTTACATATTGGCCACGGCTAAACGAACTTTATTGAAAAAGGCCTAAAAATGTAATGTTTTTTCTACCTTATCAACACGAACATTTACATAGTTCTTTTACGATCTTATCAATTTCCTATTAATAATTAGTGTACCTTCTTATTTTGCAGTATAAATAACCCAAATCCAACCCATGAAAAGGATTCTGCTCCTCTTATGTATGGCAGCTAACCTGCAATACATAACAGCCCAAACCAGCATAGACACAACTGCAGTTCTCATAGAACAGAAAGACAAGATCATACGCCCAGAAACCATTCTTAAAATTGAAAACCTAGGCGTCAATATCAATTCAGAGCTAGCAGAACTCAGACCCACTATTTCGGCCGATGGCAATATCTTGTTTTTTATTTGTGAGAACCACCCTTACAATACCAAGTACAATTCTATCCGCAATTCACAAGACATATGGTGTTCGTTTAGAGATACCACTACAGGCAAATGGAGCGAAGCCATGCATATGGAGTATCCGCTTAATACTTATCACTACAATGCCGTTTATTGGATATCGCCTGATAACAACCGGATCTTGATCCGGAATGCTTTTGTTGATGGCGATTATGCAGGCAATGGTGTTAGTATGAGTTACCTGAAGAAAAATGGTTCCTGGAGTAAGCCACAAATGTTACAAATCAAAAACTACCAGAAATATGACCGGGGTCGCCAAAATGGAGCCAGTATGGCTCATGATGGTCAAACACTGTTGCTATATATGTCAGAAGAAAAAGGCGGTTACAACAATGACATCTATGTGTGTTTCCTGGAACCGGATGGTACGTGGACAGAACCTAAAAGCCTTGGTAAAAAGATCAACCTTACTAAGTACAATGAAATGACACCTTACCTGGCGGCCGATGGAGAAACACTGTATTTCAGTAGTGACCGTCCCGGCGGCCTTGGTGATAATGATATATGGATGACCAAGCGCTTAGATAAAAGCTGGCAAAAATGGAGCGAGCCAGTCAATCTTGGAGCGCCCATTAATACAGAAGACTGGGATGCCTTCTTTACGCTGGATGCCGGTGGCGAATACGCTTACATGAGCACGCATTTAAATGGATATGGAGCAAGTGATATTGTACGTGTTAAGCTATTAGAGAAAGAAAAACCCAACCCAGTGGTATTGGTTAGTGGCAATGTTTATAACAAAAAGACAGGCAAGCCGCTTAGCGCATCGCTGGTATATGAAACCTTACCAGACGGAACTATTGCAGGCAATGGTATTTCCAATCCAGAGGATGGTGCTTTCAAGATTGTTCTTCCTTATGATAAGAATTATAGTATCCGTGCTTCGGCCGATAAGTTCTTTGCCATATCCGAGAATCTCAGCTTAGACTCTTTAGTAAAAGCTGGTTATAAAGAAATTCATAAAGACTTATACCTGGTGCCCATTGAAATAGGCCAGGTAGTGCGTTTAAATAATGTATTCTTTGATTTTGACAAATGGGATCTGCGCCCAGAATCTTATGTAGAATTAGACCGGGTAGTAAAACTACTTCAGGAGAATCCGGCCATTGAAATAGAAATGAGTGCTCACACCGATAGCAGAGGTGCTGATGACTATAATTTCAAATTAAGTGATAACAGGGCCCGCTCTGTAATGGAATACATCTTATCTAAAGGCATTGCGCCTACAAGGATCACATCGAAAGGCTATGGCGAAACAATGCCTGTAGCTCCTAATGACACTGATGAAAACCGTCAACTAAATAGAAGAGTGGAATTTAAAATTGTAAAGAACTAAAAGAGCACACTTAGTTCAATACAAACTTATAATTAAAGGCTGGCCAGGAATGTCGAAAACCGACAGAAATCCTGGCCAGCCTTTAATTATAATAGTAGTTCCATTGTGAGTTACTCTTTCACTAATCCCAATTTTTTCCATACAGACTAAGCAAAAAAATATCCGCTCTTGATTGAGCGGATATAGATATTGAAAAGACGTTGTAATTGGTTAGCGACGACCGCTGCTTCTACCATTGCTGGAACCACGGCCGGAACTCTTACTGGTTGTACGGCTAGTAGATGAACTACGTCCACCTTTAGTTGCAGCAGTTTTGCTAGCAGCCTTGCTAGCAACCTTAGTGGCAGCTTTTTTAGTACGTGTGGCCGTTGCCGTACGCGTTTTGCCAGTGCTGGCGCTGCGACCTGTGCTTTTTGATGTACTGCGAGATGAGCTAGCTTTACCGGCTGGCGCTGCACTGCCACCTCTGCTACTGGTTTTTGTTGCTGCCTTTGTGCGACCGGCACTGCGGCCTGAAGTTGAAGATCCAGAGCGTCCGGAGCTGCTAGTTGAACGACTTGTTCTGGATGCATCACGACCAGAAGAAGCACCACCACTTTGGCTATTGCTGGCAGCCAAAGCTGCGCCGGCACGACTACGAGACGTACCAGGAGCGGCAGTACGACTGCTACTGCGACTTGAAGATGAGGCGCTGCTACGGCTGGAACGACGCCCATCACCCATTTCCGCTTCTTTATTAACCTTGCCAACAGCCATGTCTGTTAAGCGATCATCCGCCTCATTCTCTTCGTTCAATGTTTGCTCTAACAACTCAGCTATTTTATCCAAATTCAACTCACGCGCATAGGCACGTGCTGTGCCATACCCGCAAATTTCATAATGCTCAATCTTTTGCGCGCAAGCAATAATTGCAGCATCCAAAACAGATGGCTCCATTTCTTCAGCTAACATTTTTTTACTCTCCTTGATGATCCCCTCCATTCCCAAGCATTTTTCCTCTCCGCTATCGGATTCGTTTTCCTGTGAATGACGTCTCATTAAGCGAGCAAACAAACCGCTATTTTTTCGCTCCTGTATTTCATGATGATCCTGATCCATTAACTCTTTTACTTGATCCAGGCGTTTTAATTGCTCTTCGGTAATGCGCAGGTGTCTTTCCAAACCTTGCTTTAATTGTGGATTATTTGCTTTTTCGATCATTTGTGGCATAGCCTCTATGATCTGTTCTTCCACAGAATAGAGATCTTTAATCTCATGTCTAAGCAGATCTTTTAAATCTGTCATCTTTTCCATAAAATGTATTTATTCGTTTGCGAATACTTAAGGAAAAAATTATGCCGTGGTAAGGCATACAAAATTTGAGATTTGAAGTTTGATGTTTGAAATTATCCTGCTAAATATTTGTTTCAAACTTATTGACCTAACTTCAAAAGAAGTGACTGCTTCAATATCAAATACCAAACTGCAAATCTCAAATCTTCCTATTTATTCTCAGTGTGTGTGAACTGCCCTGTTGTAGCATGTTTTCCTTCACCC
This genomic interval from Flavisolibacter tropicus contains the following:
- a CDS encoding ester cyclase, with the protein product MKTLWIVALSAFTYTACSNSAANSPEANQKAKEERNKRTALASVMAVEKGNLDSVFKDAVPDLVEYGEGSSSSVKGLDSVKAGFKSWMAAVPNYKGSDFIAVADGEYVMVYGQWSGTWSKDFLGMKPTGRSFNLYDVDIFKFNDKGKIVEHHSVQSNREAARQLGMDMPSFQ
- a CDS encoding OmpA family protein, which produces MKRILLLLCMAANLQYITAQTSIDTTAVLIEQKDKIIRPETILKIENLGVNINSELAELRPTISADGNILFFICENHPYNTKYNSIRNSQDIWCSFRDTTTGKWSEAMHMEYPLNTYHYNAVYWISPDNNRILIRNAFVDGDYAGNGVSMSYLKKNGSWSKPQMLQIKNYQKYDRGRQNGASMAHDGQTLLLYMSEEKGGYNNDIYVCFLEPDGTWTEPKSLGKKINLTKYNEMTPYLAADGETLYFSSDRPGGLGDNDIWMTKRLDKSWQKWSEPVNLGAPINTEDWDAFFTLDAGGEYAYMSTHLNGYGASDIVRVKLLEKEKPNPVVLVSGNVYNKKTGKPLSASLVYETLPDGTIAGNGISNPEDGAFKIVLPYDKNYSIRASADKFFAISENLSLDSLVKAGYKEIHKDLYLVPIEIGQVVRLNNVFFDFDKWDLRPESYVELDRVVKLLQENPAIEIEMSAHTDSRGADDYNFKLSDNRARSVMEYILSKGIAPTRITSKGYGETMPVAPNDTDENRQLNRRVEFKIVKN
- a CDS encoding ferritin-like domain-containing protein, whose protein sequence is MEKMTDLKDLLRHEIKDLYSVEEQIIEAMPQMIEKANNPQLKQGLERHLRITEEQLKRLDQVKELMDQDHHEIQERKNSGLFARLMRRHSQENESDSGEEKCLGMEGIIKESKKMLAEEMEPSVLDAAIIACAQKIEHYEICGYGTARAYARELNLDKIAELLEQTLNEENEADDRLTDMAVGKVNKEAEMGDGRRSSRSSASSSSRSSSRTAAPGTSRSRAGAALAASNSQSGGASSGRDASRTSRSTSSSGRSGSSTSGRSAGRTKAATKTSSRGGSAAPAGKASSSRSTSKSTGRSASTGKTRTATATRTKKAATKVASKAASKTAATKGGRSSSTSRTTSKSSGRGSSNGRSSGRR